In Luteimonas sp. MC1750, the following proteins share a genomic window:
- a CDS encoding M28 family peptidase, translating into MVDSSRLAEHIRVLASDAFEGRAPATAGEEKTVAYLREQFAAAGLQPGGENGGWTQAVTLERTEIAGPVAASFSVGGREWTLANGDDIALETLHPQGDVALRGVPVVFAGYGITAPELDWDDYAGLDVRGKVVVVLVNDPDFETAPERFGGRAMTWYGRWAYKYIEAAKRGAAGVLIVHETAPAAYPWATVRNGRAAPQFDIVRADAADWHLPVRGWIQRATAERLFADAGLSFDAAKREAQQPGFRARALEGVAFSAAFAVARSRITSHNVLGLLPGAARADETVIVSGHWDSFGIGTPDAGGDAIINGAVDNATAIASMLEIARVMAAGARPARSVLFIALTAEESGLLGATHYAAHPLRPLATTAAAINMEMWSPDGPTRDISSWGQGKVSLERALEAAARAEGRTYSPDPELEAGFFYRADHFAFAQAGVPAITVGPGMDQLKGGVEGGRAARADYFARRYHQPGDAFDGSWDMRGPTADTAVVLRLVRGVADSEAWPEWDAGSEFRAAREASAASRRR; encoded by the coding sequence GAGGGGCGGGCACCGGCGACCGCGGGGGAAGAGAAGACGGTTGCGTACCTGCGGGAGCAGTTCGCGGCGGCGGGCCTGCAGCCGGGTGGCGAGAACGGGGGCTGGACGCAGGCGGTAACGCTGGAGCGGACGGAGATCGCGGGGCCGGTGGCGGCGTCGTTCTCGGTCGGCGGGCGCGAGTGGACGCTGGCGAATGGGGACGACATCGCGCTGGAGACGCTGCATCCGCAGGGCGACGTGGCCTTGCGCGGGGTGCCGGTGGTGTTCGCGGGCTACGGGATCACGGCGCCGGAACTGGACTGGGACGATTACGCGGGCCTGGACGTGCGCGGCAAGGTGGTGGTCGTGCTGGTCAACGATCCGGATTTCGAGACGGCACCGGAGCGCTTCGGCGGGCGGGCGATGACCTGGTACGGGCGCTGGGCCTACAAGTACATCGAGGCCGCGAAGCGCGGGGCGGCGGGGGTGCTGATCGTGCACGAGACGGCGCCGGCGGCGTATCCGTGGGCGACGGTGCGCAACGGACGGGCGGCGCCGCAGTTCGACATCGTGCGTGCCGACGCGGCGGACTGGCACCTGCCGGTGCGCGGCTGGATCCAGCGGGCGACGGCCGAGCGGCTGTTCGCGGACGCCGGGCTGTCGTTCGACGCCGCGAAGCGCGAGGCGCAGCAGCCGGGCTTCCGGGCGCGCGCGCTGGAGGGCGTGGCGTTCTCGGCGGCGTTCGCGGTGGCGCGCAGCCGGATCACCAGCCACAACGTGCTCGGGCTCCTTCCCGGCGCGGCGCGTGCGGACGAGACGGTGATCGTGTCGGGACACTGGGACAGCTTCGGGATCGGCACGCCGGACGCGGGCGGCGACGCCATCATCAACGGCGCGGTCGACAACGCGACCGCGATCGCGTCGATGCTCGAGATCGCGCGGGTCATGGCCGCGGGGGCGCGGCCGGCGCGCAGCGTGCTGTTCATCGCGCTGACGGCGGAGGAGAGCGGGCTGCTCGGGGCGACCCACTACGCGGCGCATCCGCTGCGTCCGCTGGCCACGACCGCGGCGGCGATCAACATGGAGATGTGGAGTCCGGACGGGCCGACGCGCGACATCTCGAGCTGGGGCCAGGGCAAGGTCTCGCTGGAGCGCGCGCTGGAGGCGGCGGCGCGGGCGGAGGGCCGGACCTATTCGCCCGATCCGGAGCTGGAGGCCGGCTTCTTCTACCGCGCCGACCATTTCGCGTTCGCGCAGGCCGGGGTGCCGGCGATCACCGTGGGCCCCGGCATGGACCAGCTCAAGGGCGGCGTCGAGGGTGGCCGGGCCGCGCGCGCCGACTACTTCGCCAGGCGCTACCACCAGCCCGGCGACGCCTTTGACGGTAGCTGGGACATGCGGGGTCCGACGGCCGATACGGCCGTGGTGCTGCGGCTGGTGCGCGGCGTCGCGGACTCGGAGGCCTGGCCGGAGTGGGACGCCGGCAGCGAGTTCCGTGCGGCGCGCGAGGCCAGCGCCGCGTCGCGCAGGCGCTGA
- a CDS encoding DUF938 domain-containing protein has product MESEATRPHAPSCERNREPILAVLQRHFAGCRRVLEIGSGTGQHAVHFAQAMPWLAWQASDVPENLPGIRAWLAEARLANTPPPLALDVLQAPWPDVGADAVFTANTLHIMGWDAVEAFFRGVGQVLAGTPDAPLVAYGPFNRGGAYTSESNRDFDGWLKARDPRSGIRDIEAVDALARAAGLVPVDDVAMPANNRCLVWRRVAAA; this is encoded by the coding sequence ATGGAATCCGAAGCCACCAGACCCCACGCGCCGTCCTGCGAACGCAACCGCGAGCCGATCCTCGCCGTGCTGCAGCGGCACTTCGCCGGCTGTCGCCGGGTCCTCGAGATCGGCAGTGGCACCGGGCAGCACGCCGTGCATTTCGCGCAGGCGATGCCGTGGCTGGCTTGGCAGGCCTCCGACGTCCCGGAGAACCTGCCCGGCATCCGCGCGTGGCTGGCCGAGGCGCGGCTTGCGAATACGCCGCCGCCGCTGGCGCTGGACGTGCTGCAGGCGCCCTGGCCCGACGTCGGCGCCGACGCGGTGTTCACCGCCAACACGCTGCACATCATGGGCTGGGACGCGGTCGAGGCCTTCTTCCGCGGCGTGGGCCAGGTGCTGGCCGGGACGCCGGACGCGCCGCTCGTCGCGTACGGGCCGTTCAACCGCGGCGGCGCCTACACCAGCGAGAGCAATCGCGACTTCGACGGCTGGCTGAAGGCGCGTGATCCGCGTTCGGGCATCCGCGACATCGAAGCCGTCGACGCGCTGGCGCGGGCGGCGGGGCTGGTGCCCGTCGACGACGTGGCCATGCCGGCCAACAACCGCTGCCTGGTGTGGAGGCGCGTAGCGGCCGCCTGA
- a CDS encoding sigma-70 family RNA polymerase sigma factor, giving the protein MPDACPPPADAHDADRALAAAVLAGAPGAFERLVRDYQGLCWHIVDRMLRHPEDTRELCQEVFLRIHRTLHQYRGDSALKSWIAQVAWSMAVRHLERRRIPVVDLDGDGPPLEELAGDGFDLEAAASDDERVRHLHVAIESLPPLQRSLLALYHLEELPIAAIAGITGLAEGTIKSHLFRARRRLRDLLEARIGVPA; this is encoded by the coding sequence ATGCCCGACGCCTGCCCGCCGCCCGCCGATGCCCACGATGCCGACCGCGCATTGGCCGCGGCCGTGCTCGCTGGCGCGCCCGGCGCCTTCGAACGCCTGGTGCGCGACTACCAGGGCCTGTGCTGGCACATCGTCGACCGGATGCTGCGCCACCCGGAGGACACCCGCGAGCTCTGCCAGGAGGTCTTCCTGCGCATCCACCGCACGCTGCACCAGTACCGCGGCGACAGCGCGCTGAAGTCGTGGATCGCGCAGGTGGCGTGGTCGATGGCGGTGCGCCACCTCGAGCGCCGGCGCATCCCGGTCGTCGACCTGGACGGCGATGGCCCTCCGCTGGAGGAGCTGGCGGGCGACGGCTTCGACCTCGAGGCCGCCGCGTCCGACGACGAGCGCGTGCGCCACCTGCACGTCGCGATCGAGTCGCTGCCACCGCTGCAGCGCAGCCTGCTCGCGCTCTACCATCTCGAGGAACTGCCGATCGCCGCCATCGCCGGCATCACCGGGCTGGCCGAGGGCACGATCAAGAGCCACCTGTTCCGCGCGCGCAGGCGCCTGCGCGACCTGCTCGAAGCCCGCATCGGAGTCCCGGCATGA
- a CDS encoding aldo/keto reductase: MLTRREYLKLSAAAGVALAINPRLLLAQDAPQALITRTIPGTSEQLPVVGLGSSASFARIAGEGELDRVRAVLEALLQHGGRVFDTAPGYGVAEEVAGGVVREAGLGERLFWATKLNVAGRGGDAADPAAARAQLEQSFARIGKSPIDLVQVHNMGDVPTQLGILEEQRDAGRIRYLGATTTSESQYDALEALMKTGRLDFIGVDYAVDNRTMEERIFPLARERGIGVLVYQPFGRTRLWQKVEGHALPDWAADYDIATWGQFFLKFAVSHPAVTAATPSTSQARNMIDNMGAARGRLPDEAGRRRMVAHVEALG, encoded by the coding sequence ATGCTCACCCGTCGCGAATACCTGAAGCTGTCCGCTGCGGCGGGCGTGGCGCTGGCGATCAACCCCCGCCTGCTGCTCGCGCAGGATGCACCGCAGGCGCTGATCACCCGCACCATCCCCGGCACCAGCGAGCAGCTGCCGGTGGTCGGCCTGGGCAGTTCGGCCTCGTTCGCGCGCATCGCCGGCGAGGGCGAGCTGGACCGGGTGCGCGCGGTGCTCGAAGCGCTGCTGCAGCACGGCGGTCGCGTTTTCGACACCGCCCCCGGCTATGGCGTGGCGGAAGAGGTGGCCGGCGGCGTGGTGCGCGAAGCCGGCCTGGGCGAACGCCTGTTCTGGGCGACCAAGCTCAACGTCGCCGGGCGCGGTGGCGACGCGGCCGACCCCGCTGCGGCGCGCGCGCAGCTCGAGCAGTCGTTCGCGCGCATCGGCAAGTCACCGATCGACCTGGTGCAGGTGCACAACATGGGCGACGTGCCGACCCAGCTCGGCATCCTCGAGGAGCAGCGCGACGCCGGGCGCATCCGCTACCTGGGCGCGACCACCACGTCGGAGTCGCAGTACGACGCGCTGGAAGCGCTGATGAAGACCGGGCGCCTGGACTTCATCGGCGTCGACTACGCCGTCGACAACCGCACGATGGAGGAGCGGATCTTCCCGCTGGCCCGCGAGCGCGGCATCGGCGTGCTGGTCTACCAGCCGTTCGGGCGCACGCGGCTCTGGCAGAAGGTCGAAGGCCACGCGCTGCCCGACTGGGCGGCCGACTACGACATCGCCACCTGGGGCCAGTTCTTCCTGAAGTTCGCTGTCTCGCATCCGGCGGTCACCGCGGCGACGCCGTCGACCAGCCAGGCCCGCAACATGATCGACAACATGGGCGCGGCCCGTGGCCGCCTGCCGGACGAGGCCGGCCGCAGGCGCATGGTCGCGCACGTCGAAGCCCTGGGCTGA
- a CDS encoding indolepyruvate ferredoxin oxidoreductase family protein, with translation MTSTAELSSPASAHGGLTRGVTDPDYTLEDKYARTRGRIYLSGVQALVRLPLMQRLRDQAAGLETGGFISGYRGSPLGGFDLELWRARRHLEGANVRFQPGLNEDLGATMVWGSQQTNLFPGATVDGVFGMWYGKGPGLDRSGDVFKHANAAGTSPHGGVLALAADDHACRSSTLPHGSEGEFTSALMPILNPAGVQDILDMGLVGWAMSRYTGRWIGFKTIAETVESSASVDVDPFAVRIVTPDDFELPPGGLGIRWPDPPMDQEMRLHRYAVKAAQAFARANRIDRVVIDSPNARLGIATTGKSYLDVLQALEYLGLDARACAELGIRVYKIGMTWPLEPVGIRAFARGLEDILVVEEKLSFIESQMKELFYNFDFGLDGGRRPSIVGKHDEAGEWILPSTGELTPATIAGVIARRILRFMPEGSDGAARIHTVLRWMDDKEGALALPRAQFPRVPHYCAGCPHNTSTQVPEGSRAMAGIGCHYMVTWMDRSTETFTHMGGEGVTWSGQAPFTETPHVFQNLGDGTYFHSGTLAIRQSVATGVNITYKILYNDAVAMTGGQPVDGTLSVPQIAHQVRSEGVEVIALLSDEIEKWSDHSIFPAGVTFHDRRELDAVQKRLREVKGTSVLIYDQTCATEKRRRRKRGKLPDPAKRVAINSLVCEGCGDCGVKSFCVSVLPKETEFGRKREIDQSACNKDFSCVEGFCPSFVTVLGGKPRKGKPATGLSKLANLPDPVFASDDSRPWNILVTGVGGTGVVTIGALMGMAGHLEGRGASVLDQTGLAQKGGAVTTHIRIAPKPSDIHAVRIAAGEADLVLGCDMVVVNDYWTLSKLRAGRSQVVVNSYEAMPGTFTTRPDMQFPATDIISAVRTALGLDAATVDAAGTQALAVVDATQLATALIGDAIAANLFMLGYAWQRGLVPLSLDALMRAVELNGAAIEMNKTAFAWGRLAAVDIEAVYEAAGIVRNPRTLAEATPSLLDALPPGDWEGNEWGATSAPKPQRREDELRHLPSGADNLAFLPLDDARLSRSLDELVARRTAFLTDYQDAKYAKRYADFVARVRSAEATRAPGSTDLAEAVSRYFFKLMAYKDEYEVARLYTSGEFERRLEQQFEGDFRLEFHLAPPLLARRDAEGRLRKQAFGPWVFSAFRVLAKLRGLRGTPLDVFGYTAERRVERQLITEYERTVGGLLDTLDAGNVALAADIASVPEHIRGYGHVKHAHLEKAQAREADLLRVWNNPLRIVQAA, from the coding sequence ATGACCAGCACCGCCGAACTCTCCTCGCCCGCCTCCGCCCATGGCGGCCTCACCCGCGGCGTGACCGATCCCGACTACACGCTCGAGGACAAGTACGCGCGCACCCGGGGCCGGATCTACCTCTCGGGCGTGCAGGCGCTGGTGCGGCTGCCGCTGATGCAGCGCCTGCGCGACCAGGCGGCGGGGCTGGAGACGGGCGGCTTCATCTCCGGCTACCGCGGCTCGCCGCTGGGCGGCTTCGACCTCGAGCTGTGGCGCGCGCGCCGGCACCTGGAAGGCGCCAACGTGCGCTTCCAGCCGGGTCTCAACGAGGACCTTGGCGCGACCATGGTCTGGGGCAGCCAGCAGACCAACTTGTTCCCGGGCGCGACCGTCGATGGCGTGTTCGGCATGTGGTACGGCAAGGGACCGGGCCTGGACCGCTCCGGCGACGTGTTCAAGCACGCCAATGCCGCCGGCACCTCGCCGCACGGCGGCGTGCTGGCGCTGGCCGCGGACGACCATGCCTGCCGCTCGTCCACCCTGCCCCACGGCTCGGAAGGCGAGTTCACCAGCGCGCTGATGCCGATCCTCAACCCGGCCGGCGTGCAGGACATCCTCGACATGGGCCTGGTCGGCTGGGCGATGAGCCGCTACACCGGCCGCTGGATCGGTTTCAAGACCATCGCCGAGACGGTGGAGTCCTCGGCCTCGGTCGACGTCGATCCGTTCGCGGTCCGGATCGTGACCCCGGACGACTTCGAACTGCCGCCCGGCGGCCTCGGCATCCGCTGGCCGGATCCGCCGATGGACCAGGAGATGCGCCTGCACCGCTATGCGGTGAAGGCGGCGCAGGCCTTTGCCCGCGCCAACCGCATCGACCGCGTGGTGATCGACTCGCCGAACGCGCGCCTGGGCATCGCCACCACCGGCAAGAGCTACCTCGACGTGCTGCAGGCGCTGGAGTACCTCGGCCTCGACGCGCGCGCATGCGCCGAGCTGGGCATCCGCGTCTACAAGATCGGCATGACCTGGCCGCTGGAGCCGGTCGGCATCCGCGCCTTCGCGCGCGGGCTGGAAGACATCCTGGTGGTGGAGGAGAAGCTGTCCTTCATCGAGAGCCAGATGAAGGAGCTGTTCTACAACTTCGACTTCGGCCTCGACGGCGGGCGCCGGCCGTCGATCGTCGGCAAGCATGACGAGGCCGGCGAGTGGATCCTGCCGTCGACCGGCGAGCTGACGCCCGCGACCATCGCCGGCGTGATCGCGCGGCGCATCCTGCGTTTCATGCCCGAGGGCAGCGATGGCGCGGCGCGTATCCACACGGTGCTGCGCTGGATGGACGACAAGGAAGGCGCGCTGGCGCTGCCGCGCGCGCAGTTCCCGCGCGTGCCGCACTACTGCGCGGGCTGCCCGCACAACACCTCCACCCAGGTGCCCGAAGGTTCGCGCGCCATGGCCGGCATCGGCTGCCACTACATGGTCACGTGGATGGACCGCAGCACCGAGACCTTCACCCACATGGGTGGCGAAGGCGTGACCTGGTCGGGGCAGGCGCCGTTCACCGAAACGCCGCACGTGTTCCAGAACCTCGGCGACGGCACCTACTTCCACTCCGGCACGCTGGCGATCCGCCAGTCGGTCGCGACCGGCGTCAACATCACCTACAAGATCCTCTACAACGACGCGGTGGCGATGACCGGCGGCCAGCCGGTGGACGGCACGCTGTCGGTGCCGCAGATCGCGCACCAGGTGCGGAGCGAAGGCGTGGAGGTGATCGCGCTGCTGTCCGACGAGATCGAGAAGTGGAGCGACCACTCCATCTTCCCGGCGGGCGTGACCTTCCACGACCGCCGCGAGCTGGATGCCGTGCAGAAGCGCCTGCGCGAGGTGAAGGGCACCAGCGTGCTTATCTACGACCAGACCTGCGCCACCGAGAAGCGCCGCCGCCGCAAGCGCGGCAAGCTGCCGGATCCGGCCAAGCGCGTGGCCATCAACTCGCTGGTCTGCGAAGGCTGCGGCGACTGCGGCGTGAAGTCGTTCTGCGTGTCCGTGCTGCCCAAGGAGACCGAGTTCGGGCGCAAGCGCGAGATCGACCAGTCGGCCTGCAACAAGGACTTCAGCTGCGTGGAAGGCTTCTGCCCCAGCTTCGTCACCGTGCTCGGCGGCAAGCCGCGCAAGGGCAAGCCGGCAACGGGACTGTCGAAGCTCGCCAACCTGCCCGACCCGGTGTTCGCCAGCGACGACTCGCGGCCCTGGAACATCCTGGTCACCGGCGTCGGCGGCACCGGCGTGGTCACCATCGGCGCGCTGATGGGCATGGCCGGGCACCTGGAAGGCCGCGGGGCGAGCGTGCTCGACCAGACCGGCCTGGCGCAGAAGGGCGGCGCGGTCACCACCCACATCCGCATTGCGCCGAAACCTTCCGACATCCACGCCGTGCGCATCGCCGCCGGCGAAGCCGACCTGGTGCTGGGCTGCGACATGGTCGTGGTCAACGACTACTGGACGCTGTCGAAGCTGCGCGCGGGCCGCTCGCAGGTGGTAGTCAACAGCTACGAGGCGATGCCGGGCACCTTCACCACCCGGCCGGACATGCAGTTCCCGGCCACCGACATCATCAGCGCGGTGCGCACGGCGCTTGGACTGGACGCCGCCACGGTGGACGCCGCCGGCACGCAAGCACTTGCCGTCGTCGACGCCACCCAGCTCGCCACCGCCCTGATCGGCGACGCCATCGCCGCGAACCTGTTCATGCTCGGCTACGCCTGGCAGCGCGGCCTGGTGCCGCTGTCGCTGGACGCGCTGATGCGCGCGGTCGAGCTCAACGGCGCCGCGATCGAAATGAACAAGACCGCCTTCGCCTGGGGCCGCCTGGCCGCCGTCGACATCGAGGCGGTGTACGAGGCTGCCGGCATCGTGCGCAATCCGCGCACGCTGGCCGAGGCGACGCCGTCGCTGCTGGATGCGCTGCCGCCGGGCGACTGGGAGGGCAACGAATGGGGTGCCACCAGCGCGCCCAAGCCGCAGCGGCGCGAGGACGAGCTGCGCCACCTGCCCTCCGGCGCCGACAACCTGGCCTTCCTGCCGCTGGACGACGCGCGCCTGTCGCGCAGCCTGGACGAGCTGGTCGCGCGCCGCACCGCCTTCCTCACCGACTACCAGGATGCGAAGTACGCGAAGCGCTACGCCGACTTCGTGGCCCGCGTGCGCAGCGCCGAGGCCACCCGCGCGCCCGGCAGCACCGACCTCGCCGAGGCGGTGTCGCGCTATTTCTTCAAGCTCATGGCCTACAAGGACGAGTACGAAGTGGCCCGGCTCTACACCAGCGGCGAGTTTGAGCGCCGGCTGGAGCAGCAGTTCGAAGGCGATTTCCGCCTGGAGTTCCACCTCGCGCCGCCGCTGCTGGCCAGGCGCGACGCCGAGGGCCGGCTGCGCAAGCAGGCCTTCGGTCCATGGGTGTTCAGCGCCTTCAGGGTGCTGGCGAAGCTGAGGGGACTGCGCGGCACGCCGCTGGACGTCTTCGGCTACACCGCGGAGCGGCGCGTGGAGCGCCAGCTGATCACCGAGTACGAGCGCACGGTGGGCGGCCTGCTGGACACCCTCGATGCCGGCAACGTGGCGCTGGCGGCGGACATCGCCTCGGTGCCCGAGCACATCCGCGGCTACGGCCACGTCAAGCACGCGCACCTGGAGAAGGCGCAGGCGCGCGAGGCGGACCTGCTGCGCGTGTGGAACAACCCGCTGCGGATCGTGCAGGCCGCCTGA
- a CDS encoding sensor domain-containing phosphodiesterase, whose translation MQERCAAVPPDVGNSARRHNQALVALARQCWTGLQSLEWALARICETAAEVLEVDRVNVWRLHPAHGVLRCIHAYDRHGGAHDAGGYGEALDADCEYGRRLDEVRVIDAIDVHRDPGLATLQSYFERYRVASLLDAPVRGEGALLGVVCHEQVGRARAWSEADQAFAASIGDCVAMVIEIHRRHDAERRLRYLELHDPQTNLPNRDHLLEVAHSALCPAGSGEPAITAIHLQVEPGEGDRVANLVAVAAALRAGFGEDATLARVRDDAFALVPHRSLRGAEALELAGRCVELAERAGRGGERSRVVAGIAFSHDLAAPSADMLLRNAELASHRARSLGRLDRCEVFDAGRHRELMERMRLERELREAHEKGRLHVHYQPVVRLADGRAIGAEALLRWRDDGGRWRPTAEFIDVAETSGLIVPLGRWLLGTACATAAAWPAEAGPLTLAVNVSARQLEQPGLVGDVAAALDASGLAPARLWLELTETALLADAPFAIATLQRLRELGVRVALDDFGTGQSSLARLKQLPIDGLKVDRGFVADLPGDPLDMAILAAIATVGARARLQVVAEGVETAAQARAVMDCGIAYGQGFHYARPMPEADLRSIFTRAG comes from the coding sequence ATGCAGGAGCGCTGCGCGGCCGTGCCGCCGGACGTCGGCAACAGCGCACGCCGCCACAACCAGGCGCTGGTGGCGCTGGCGCGGCAGTGCTGGACCGGGCTCCAGAGCCTGGAATGGGCGCTCGCCCGGATCTGCGAGACCGCGGCCGAAGTCCTCGAGGTGGACCGGGTGAACGTCTGGCGGCTGCACCCCGCCCACGGCGTGCTGCGCTGCATCCACGCCTACGACCGCCATGGCGGCGCGCACGATGCGGGCGGCTACGGCGAGGCGCTGGACGCCGACTGCGAGTACGGCCGGCGGCTGGACGAGGTGCGGGTGATCGACGCCATCGACGTGCACCGCGACCCCGGCCTGGCGACGCTGCAGTCGTATTTCGAGCGCTACCGGGTGGCGTCCCTGCTCGACGCCCCGGTCCGCGGCGAGGGCGCGCTGCTGGGCGTGGTCTGCCACGAGCAGGTTGGGCGCGCGCGGGCATGGAGCGAGGCCGACCAGGCGTTCGCCGCCAGCATCGGCGACTGCGTGGCCATGGTCATCGAGATCCACCGCCGCCACGACGCCGAGCGCCGCCTGCGCTACCTGGAGCTGCACGACCCGCAGACCAACCTGCCCAACCGCGACCACCTGCTCGAGGTGGCGCACAGCGCCCTGTGCCCGGCGGGCAGCGGCGAACCCGCGATCACCGCCATCCACCTCCAGGTGGAGCCCGGCGAGGGCGACCGCGTGGCCAACCTGGTGGCCGTGGCGGCGGCCCTGCGCGCAGGGTTCGGCGAGGACGCGACCCTGGCCCGCGTGCGCGACGACGCCTTCGCCCTCGTGCCGCACCGCAGCCTGCGGGGGGCGGAAGCGCTCGAGCTCGCCGGCCGCTGCGTCGAACTGGCCGAGCGCGCCGGTCGCGGTGGCGAGCGGTCGCGGGTGGTGGCCGGGATCGCGTTCTCGCACGACCTCGCCGCCCCCTCGGCCGACATGCTGCTGCGCAACGCCGAGCTGGCCAGCCATCGCGCGCGCAGCCTCGGCCGGCTGGACCGCTGCGAGGTCTTCGACGCCGGCCGCCACCGCGAGCTGATGGAGCGCATGCGCCTGGAGCGCGAGCTGCGCGAGGCGCACGAGAAGGGACGCCTGCACGTGCACTACCAGCCCGTGGTCCGGCTGGCCGACGGCCGGGCGATCGGCGCCGAGGCGCTGCTGCGCTGGCGCGACGACGGCGGCCGCTGGCGGCCGACCGCCGAGTTCATCGACGTGGCCGAGACTTCGGGCCTGATCGTGCCGCTGGGCCGCTGGCTGCTCGGCACCGCCTGCGCCACCGCCGCGGCCTGGCCGGCCGAGGCCGGCCCGCTGACCCTGGCGGTCAACGTCTCGGCGCGCCAGCTCGAACAGCCGGGCCTGGTCGGCGACGTCGCGGCCGCGCTCGACGCCAGCGGCCTGGCGCCGGCGCGGCTGTGGCTGGAGCTCACCGAGACCGCGCTCCTCGCCGATGCCCCGTTCGCGATCGCGACCCTGCAGCGCCTGCGCGAGCTTGGGGTGCGCGTGGCCCTGGACGACTTCGGCACCGGCCAGTCATCGCTGGCCCGGCTCAAGCAGCTGCCGATCGACGGGCTCAAGGTGGACCGGGGCTTCGTGGCCGACCTGCCCGGGGATCCGCTGGACATGGCGATCCTCGCCGCGATCGCGACCGTGGGCGCAAGGGCGCGGCTGCAGGTGGTGGCCGAGGGCGTGGAGACCGCCGCCCAGGCGCGCGCGGTGATGGACTGCGGGATCGCCTACGGACAGGGCTTCCACTACGCACGCCCGATGCCGGAGGCGGACCTGCGTTCCATCTTCACGCGCGCGGGCTGA
- a CDS encoding tetratricopeptide repeat protein: MNHVSARRLAVLVLALLPFGLCAQNLPWPKEFYFESDADVARPLELYPGTDDATVERLLQARRNGRRDANLATAQLAHLSYAGGRAETGAALYQEALQRPDNARQRDALHWNHGWDLYRSGDVAGAIEQWRIAGAERLKGPAWLPPTLALGLWQLDRRDEAVRWYAAAVRTEPALWTTPDLQRLLPGWSQADRDVLAQVAAAWKVAPPPWP, translated from the coding sequence ATGAACCACGTTTCCGCACGCCGGCTCGCCGTGCTCGTGCTCGCGCTTCTTCCCTTCGGCCTGTGTGCGCAGAACCTGCCCTGGCCCAAGGAGTTCTACTTCGAATCCGACGCCGACGTCGCCCGGCCGCTCGAGCTGTACCCGGGCACCGACGACGCCACCGTGGAGCGCCTGCTGCAGGCGCGCCGCAACGGTCGCCGCGATGCCAACCTGGCCACCGCGCAGCTGGCGCACCTGTCCTATGCCGGCGGCCGCGCGGAAACCGGCGCCGCGCTCTACCAGGAAGCCCTGCAGCGCCCGGACAATGCGCGCCAGCGCGACGCGCTGCACTGGAACCACGGCTGGGACCTGTATCGCAGCGGCGACGTCGCCGGCGCGATCGAACAGTGGCGGATCGCCGGCGCCGAGCGGCTGAAGGGCCCGGCCTGGCTGCCGCCGACGCTGGCGCTCGGACTGTGGCAGCTGGACCGCCGCGACGAAGCGGTGCGCTGGTACGCGGCCGCCGTGCGCACCGAGCCGGCCCTGTGGACCACGCCCGACCTGCAGCGCCTGCTGCCCGGCTGGAGCCAGGCCGACCGCGACGTGCTGGCCCAGGTCGCCGCCGCGTGGAAGGTGGCGCCTCCGCCCTGGCCCTGA
- a CDS encoding ankyrin repeat domain-containing protein yields the protein MDHPFTDPKLAPLADAVARGDADALRARLSGIHADTPGSDGSSLLQLAVAAGRADVVTVLLDAGADPDRQAPGGGSAVHVAAFGDDPALLQLLLARGGDPDLRNSATGETPLVRAILGGGREQVRILLAAGADPGVPDSNGATPLHAAGAVNAGGIVLELLEAGAPAHATNSAGETFQPYYFQMREALLNERARGEREAVRAWLRAHEVPLEAGSGG from the coding sequence ATGGACCATCCCTTTACCGACCCGAAGCTCGCGCCATTGGCCGACGCCGTGGCGCGCGGCGATGCCGACGCGCTGCGTGCCCGCTTGTCGGGCATCCACGCCGATACGCCGGGCAGCGACGGCAGCAGCCTGCTGCAGCTGGCCGTGGCCGCCGGCCGCGCCGACGTCGTGACGGTGCTGCTCGATGCCGGCGCCGATCCCGACCGCCAGGCGCCCGGAGGCGGCAGCGCGGTGCACGTGGCGGCCTTCGGCGACGATCCGGCCCTGCTGCAGCTGCTGCTCGCGCGCGGTGGCGACCCCGACCTGCGCAACAGCGCCACCGGCGAGACGCCGCTGGTGCGCGCCATCCTGGGCGGCGGCCGCGAACAGGTGCGGATCCTGCTGGCGGCAGGCGCGGATCCTGGCGTGCCGGACAGCAACGGGGCCACGCCCCTGCATGCGGCCGGCGCGGTCAATGCGGGCGGGATCGTGCTGGAGCTGCTCGAGGCCGGCGCACCGGCGCATGCGACCAATTCGGCCGGCGAGACCTTCCAGCCCTACTACTTCCAGATGCGCGAGGCCCTGCTCAACGAACGGGCGCGTGGCGAGCGCGAGGCGGTGCGCGCCTGGCTGCGCGCGCACGAGGTGCCGCTCGAGGCCGGCAGCGGCGGCTGA